Proteins encoded in a region of the Bacteroidetes bacterium GWF2_43_63 genome:
- a CDS encoding molybdenum cofactor biosynthesis protein C: MKKLSHTDTKGKARMVDVGEKPIQSRTAVASGKIILQPETIKLIKENGMKKGEVLSIAEFAGIMGAKKTSELIPLCHPLLLTDVQVSAMLIKNGVEISSTVKCQGQTGVEMEALTAVSVGLLTVYDMCKAVDKSMIIEEVHLVSKTKV, from the coding sequence ATGAAAAAACTCTCTCATACCGATACCAAAGGCAAAGCCCGCATGGTGGATGTTGGCGAAAAGCCCATCCAGAGCCGTACTGCTGTTGCTTCCGGAAAAATCATTCTGCAGCCCGAAACCATTAAGCTGATTAAGGAAAACGGAATGAAGAAAGGCGAAGTGCTCAGCATTGCTGAATTTGCCGGTATCATGGGTGCAAAAAAAACTTCTGAATTGATTCCGTTGTGTCATCCGCTGTTGCTGACTGATGTTCAGGTTTCAGCAATGCTGATAAAAAATGGTGTTGAGATTTCATCAACCGTCAAATGTCAGGGACAGACCGGCGTAGAAATGGAAGCATTGACAGCTGTAAGCGTTGGACTGCTCACCGTTTATGACATGTGCAAAGCCGTTGATAAATCAATGATCATCGAAGAAGTGCATCTGGTGAGTAAAACAAAAGTCTGA
- a CDS encoding thiamine biosynthesis protein ThiF, whose translation MTFEEIRNKVSKYTVGIAGCGGLGSNCAAMLVRSGVTKLVIADFDVIQESNLNRQFFFYDQIEKPKADTLKKNLLMIDPHAQIESHVIRLDREKIEQLFASCDVIVEAFDLAEYKQMLIETVLDRFPEKPLVCASGLGGLENADQMRVVRNGNLIVVGDFKESVSEENPPMAPKVTIAAALQANEVLLILCAKLETSHDC comes from the coding sequence ATGACATTTGAAGAAATTCGAAATAAAGTATCAAAGTACACTGTTGGCATTGCCGGCTGCGGCGGACTTGGGTCAAACTGCGCGGCTATGCTGGTTCGCAGCGGTGTCACAAAACTTGTAATTGCCGATTTCGATGTTATTCAGGAATCCAATCTCAATCGTCAGTTTTTTTTCTATGATCAGATTGAAAAACCAAAAGCGGATACGCTGAAAAAAAATCTGCTGATGATTGATCCGCATGCTCAGATTGAATCGCATGTGATCAGACTTGACCGCGAAAAAATTGAGCAATTATTTGCCTCATGCGATGTGATTGTCGAAGCTTTTGATCTGGCCGAATACAAACAGATGCTGATTGAGACCGTGCTGGACCGATTTCCGGAAAAACCGCTGGTGTGCGCATCCGGTCTTGGAGGCCTCGAAAATGCCGACCAGATGCGGGTTGTACGCAATGGCAATCTGATTGTGGTAGGCGATTTTAAAGAAAGTGTTTCCGAAGAAAATCCGCCGATGGCTCCAAAAGTGACTATTGCTGCGGCTTTGCAGGCGAATGAGGTGCTGCTTATTTTGTGTGCGAAGTTGGAAACTTCGCACGACTGCTAG